One Streptomyces formicae genomic window, GGGGCGCCTCGCGCGGGGTGTACGCGCGCGTGCCGCCGCCCTCGGCCGGAAGCAGGACGGTGCTCACAGCGCGATCTCCGGCACGTCGACGCGGCGGCCCTCGGCCGAGGAGCGCAGACCCAGTTCGGCGAGCTGCACGCCGCGCGCGCCCGCGAGGAGGTCCCAGCGGTAGGGCGCGTCCGCGTACACGTGCTTGAGGAAGAGCTCCCACTGCGCCTTGAAGCCGTTGTCGAACCCCTCGGGCCCCTGGTTGTCGGGGACCTCCTGCCACTGGTCGCGGAAGGAGTGGGCGACGGGCAGGTCCGGGTTCCAGACCGGCTTGGGGGTCGTACTCCTGTGCTGTACGCGGCAGTTGCGCAGGCCCGCGACGGCCGAGCCCTCCGTGCCGTCGACCTGGAACTCGACGAGTTCGTCGCGGTTGACGCGCACCGCCCAGGAGGAGTTGATCTGCGCGATGGCCCCGCCGTCCAGCTCGAAGATGCCGTACGCGGCGTCGTCGGCGGTGGCGTCGTAGGGCTTGCCGCCCTCGTCCCAGCGCTGCGGGACGTGGGTGGCGGTGAGCGCCTGGACGCTGCGCACCCGGCCGAACAGCTCGTGCAGGACGTACTCCCAGTGCGGGAACATGTCGACGACGATGCCGCCGCCGTCCGCGGCGCGGTAGTTCCAGGAGGGCCGCTGCGCGGGCTGCCAGTCGCCCTCGAAGACCCAGTAGCCGAACTCGCCCCTGACCGACAGGATCCGGCCGAAGAAGCCGCCGTCGATGAGGCGCTTCAGCTTGAGCAGGCCCGGCAGAAAGAGCTTGTCCTGGACGACGCCGTGCTTGATGCCCGCGTCCGTGGCGAGGCGGGCCAGGTCGAGGGCGCCCGCGAGGCCGGTGGCGCTGGGCTTCTCCGTGTAGACGTGCTTGCCCGCGGCGATGGCCTTCTTGAGGGCCTCCTCGCGCGCGGAGGTGACCTGGGCGTCGAAGTAGATGTCGACGGAGGGGTCGGCGAGGACCGCGTCGAGGTCGGTCGAGACGTGTTCGAGGCCGTGCCGTTCGGCCAGCGCGCGCAGCGCGTGCTCCCTGCGGCCGACGAGGACCGGCTCGGGCCAGAGCACGGTGCCCTCGCCCAGATCGAGGCCGCCCTGCTCGCGGAGGGCGAGGATCGAGCGGACCAGATGCTGGTGGTGGCCCATGCGTCCGGTGACGCCGTTCATGGCGATGCGCACCGTCTTCCGTGTCACGAAAGTCCCTCCATAGGGGCGTAGCAAGCGCTTTCTATTTAGGGGCAAGCTAGCCTGCCGGACAAGGTTCGGACAAGGGCTTCGGACTTTCGCAGCGCAGTGGCGCGGCGCCCGTCACGGGGCGCGGGCCGTCGCGACGACCAGAGCAGTGACCGGAGGACGACGAGATGACCGTGACCCTGGCGGACGTGGCGGCCCGCGCGCAGGTCTCCCCCGCCACCGTCTCCCGCGTGCTGAACGGCAATTACCCCGTGGCGGCCGCGACGCGCGAGCGGGTCCTGCGCGCGGTCGACGACCTCGACTACGTCCTCAACGGGCCCGCGAGCGCGCTCGCCGCGGCCACCTCCGACCTGGTCGGGGTCCTCGTCAACGACATCGCCGACCCCTTCTTCGGGATCATGGCGGGCGCCGTGCAGTCCGAGATCGGCGGTCCCGGCGGGCGCGCGGGCGGCGAGCGGATGGCGGTGGTGTGCAACACCGGCGGCTCCCCCGAGCGCGAACTGACCTACCTCACCCTCCTCCAGCGCCAGCGCGCCGCCGCGGTCGTCCTCACCGGCGGCGCGATCGAGGACGCCGAGCACGCCGCCGCGATCGCCGGGAAGCTGCGGCGGCTCGCGGAGGCGGGCTCGCGGGTGGTGCTGTGCGGGCGCCCGCCGTCGCCCGACACCGACGCGGTGGCGGCGCTCACCTTCGACAACCGCGGCGGCGGCCGCCAGATCACGGAGCACCTGCTCGGTCTCGGGCACCGGCGCGTCGGCTACATCGCGGGCCCCGAGGAGCGCACCACCACCCGGCACCGCCTGGAGGGCCACCGGGCCGCGCTCGCCGCGCGCGACATCGAGGACGATCCCGCGCTGACGGTGCACGGCCCCTACGACCGCCGCTCCGGATACGACGCGACGGTCGAACTCCTGCGCCGCGCACCCGACTTGACGGCCGTCGTCGCCGCGAACGACACGGTGGCGCTCGGCGCCTGCGCGGCCCTGCGCGACAAGGGCCTGCGCATCCCGGACGACGTGTCGGTGGCGGGCTTCGACGACCTCCCCTTCAGCATCGACGTGGTCCCCGCCCTGACGACGGTCCGGCTGCCGCTGCACGAGGCGGGGGCCCGCGCGGGCCGCATCGCCATGGGCAAGGAGAAGCCGCCGCCGGGCGGAGTGGCCACGGTGCACGGGGAGTTGATGGTGCGGGGGTCGACGGCGGGGCCTCGGTAGAGGGCCTTCCGGCCCTCCGGCCCTCCGCTACCGGGCCGCCCCTCCCCGGCGCCCGCTCACAGCAGCCGCCCCAGCACCCGCACCCCCTCCGCGATCTCCGCCGTGCCGGTCGCCGCGTAGCCGAGCACCAGGCCCGGGGCGTGCGGGAGTTGGGTGTGCCAGGAGAGCGGGTGGACCTTGACCCCGTGGGCGAGGGCGGCGGTGGCCAGGTCCGTGTCGGGGGCGTCGTACGCCGCCGCGTCGAAGGTGATCGTCAGGTGCAGGCCCGCCGCCGCGCCGTGCACCCTCGCGCCCGGCAGGTGCGTCGCGATCGCCTGGATCATCGCGTCCCTGCGCCTGCGGTGGTGCTTGCGGATCAGGCGCAAGTGGCGTTCCAGGTCGCCCGATTCCATCAGGTGGGCGAGGACGAGCTGGGGCAGCGCCGCGTTGCCGAGGTCGACGAGGCGCTTGGCGTCCGCGAGGGCGTCCTGGTACGCGGGCGGGGCGAGCAGCCAGCCGAGCCGCAGCGCGGGCGCGAGCAGCTTGGAGACGCTGCCCGCGTAGCAGACGTGCGCCGGGAGCAGGGCGTGCAGCGCGGGCACGGCGGGGCGGTCGTAGCGGTGCTCCGCGTCGTAGTCGTCCTCGATGACGAGGCCGCCCTCGCGGGCCCAGTCCATCAGTTCGCGGCGCCGTTCGCCGCCGAGGACCACGCCGGTCGGGAACTGGTGGGCCGGTGTGAGCAGCACGGCTGGCGCCCCGGTGGCCCGCAGCGCGTCGACGCGGACGCCCTGGGCGTCCACCGGCACGGGCGGCGTGCCGAGCGGCCGCAGGTGCTGGCGCACGCCGAGGGAGCCCGGTTCCTCGACGGCAACGCGCGAGATCCCCTCGGCGCGCAGCACGTCGACGAGCAGGCGCAGCGCCTGGGCCGTGCCGTTGACGATCATCACGTCGGCCGGGTCCGCGACGATCCCCCGGTTGCGGGAGAGCCAGCGCGCGACGGCGCCGCGCAGGGCGGGTGTGCCGCGCGGATCCCCGTACCCGAAGTCCGCCGGGGCGAGTCCGGCGAGCACGGCCCGCTCGGCACGCAGCCAGGCCGCGCGCGGGAACGCCGAGAGGTCGGGCAGGCCGGGTGAGAGGTCGATGCGGGCGGGGGCGGCGCGGACGGCGTCGAAGATGCCGAGGTCGTCAGAGGGTGTGGCGAAGAGGTCCCTCCGCGCTGACTGTCCATCAGTTGTCGTGCTGCGGGCGGGCATCGATCGCGTACGGGCCGGTGTCGCGAGGACCACCGTGCCGCCCCTGCCCCGGCCCGCCACGTGCCCGTCCTCGGTCAGGCGCCGGTACGCCTCGGTCACCACGCCACGGGAGACGCGCAGTTCGTCGGCGAGGGCGCGGGTGGCGGGGAGCCTGCTGCCGGTGGTGAGGCGACCGTCCGCGATCGCGCCCCTGATCTGCCGTGCCAGCCAGTCGGCGATGCCGCCCCTCGGCGCGTCGCCGGTGTCGAGTTGGAGGAAGTCGGAGGTGGCGGGTGCGTCTCCGGTCCGCCCCGGCGTTATGGACCTGTCGGAAGCCGATCCATTGGACCTGTTCATGGATCCATTGTGGCGCCAGGGTCGAGCCCATGGAATTTCTGCTCACCTCCCTGGTCGTCTGCGTGACTCCCGGTACCGGTGTCCTCTTCACGATCGCGGCCGGCCTCTCCCGGGGCACCCGTGCCGCGGTGATCGCCGCCGTCGGCTGCACGCTCGGCGTCGTACCGCACATGATCGCCGCGATCACCGGCCTCGCGGCGCTCCTGAACGCCAGCGCGGTCGCCTTCGAGACCGTCAAGTACCTGGGCGTGGCCTACCTCTTGTACATGGCGTGGAGCACGCTGCGGGACAAGAGCGAGCTGACCGCGCAGGCCCCCGGCTCCGAGGAGCCGCGCTCCACGGGCCGCACCATCCTCACCGGCGTACTGATCAACATCCTCAACCCGAAGCTCACGCTGTTCTTCCTCGCGTTCCTGCCGCAGTTCGTGGCCGCCGACGAGCCCTACGCGTTCCTGCGCATGACGGAGCTCAGCGCGTACTTCATGCTGATCACGTTCGTGGTCTTCGTGGCGTACGGACGGTTCGCCGCGGCGATGCGCAGCCGGGTCATCTCCCGCCCGCATGTGGTGCGTTGGATGCGGCGCACCTTCGCGGTGGCGTTCGCGGCGCTGGGCGCGCGACTGGCGTTCCTGTGAGGAGCCGACCGCGGCTCGTGTGTGACGTCGTGTGACGTCGTACGTTCCCGTCCCGGTCGGACCGCGGTGAACGGCGCGAGCCCGCTTCCACCGCCACGGACAGGGGCGGGGTTGACCCCTGACACGTGCCGCCTACTGTCGTGGCCATGAAACTCGCCTTCTCCACCCTCGGCGTCCCGGGGCTCCCCCTGCCCGACGTCCTGCGCCTGGCCACCACCCACGGCTACCACGGCGTGGAACTCCGCGCGCACCCCGAAGAGCCCGTCCATCCGGGGCTCGGTCTGGTCGAACGGGCCGATGTGGCCGCCTCGTTCAAGTCGGCGGGCGTCGAGATCCTCGGCATCGCGGGGTACGCGCAGGTGGCGGCGCCCGGCGACGACGAGCCCGTCCTGGACGAGATCCGCTCGCTCGTCTCGCTCGCCCGCGACCTCGGCGCCCCCTTCGTCCGCGTCTTCCCCGGCGGCGGCACGGAGCAGAGCGCGGACGAGGCCGACGCGACGGCCGCGAGGCGGCTCGGCACGGCCGCGCGCCACGCCGCGGACGCGGGCGTACGCATCCTCCTGGAGACGCACGACTCGCACCGCACCGGCGCCGACGTCACCCGGATCCTCGGCACGGTCGGGCACCGGCAGGTCGGCGCGCTGTGGGACGTGATGCACACGTGGCTGGGCGGCGAGCCCGTCACCGACACGTTCGCCGCGCTGTCGCCGTACCTCGGCTACGTCCAGGTGAAGGACATCGCGTCGGCCGACGACACGACCCCGCTCCCCCTCGGCACGGGCACCCTGCCGCTCGCCGAGTGCGTGGCCCTCCTCCACCAGGAGAACTGGGACGGCTGGCTGTGCTGGGAGTACGAGAAGCGCTGGTACGAGGAGGCGGCGCCCCTGTCGGACTCGCTCGGCGCGGGCCGCGAACTCCTGACGCGCCTGGTGACGCGGACGGACTGAGGGGCGGCGTCCCTTCAGGGGTGGCGCCCCGTGCGGGGAGGGGCGGGGGACCGCGCGCCCAGCCCTCACCGGGCCTTCGGGGAATGCTCCGCCCCTCTCCGAAAATCAACGTCTCAACGGGAACCCACGAGACATCGCCCCCGTCCAAGCAGCACGCTGCCGGTGAGTCTCCGCAAGGCGGTGTCGGCATCGCTGCTGGCTGCGAACGCTGACCACCCTCTCCGCCGCCTGCGGCCGGCAGCTCGCCGTCACCGGTGCGCCCCCCTCCAGACAGCGCCGGTGACGGCCCCTCCGCACCGGCGTCCCCGGCACCCGTACTCCCTTGACCGGCAGAAAGCTTCGGGATATCCGTAGGGCCTGAAAGAAACTTTCCTGGAGACTCTCCACCGGCCCGCAGGAGCGCACGTGTCCCAGTCCGACGACCTCGACCGCCGCCTGCGGGGGATCATCTCCGGCCTGACCCTGGAGGAGAAGGTCGGTCAGCTCTTCGTGATGCACGTGTACGGCGAGAGCGCCACCGATCCGGACGCCGCGGACGTGGAGACCAACCTCCGCGAGCTGGGGGTGCGCGACGCAGCCGAGCTGATCGCCACGTACCGGCTCGGCGGCGTCATCTACTTCGGCTGGGCCCACAACACCCGCTCCCCGCGACAGATCGCGGAGCTCTCCAACGGCATCCAGAAGGCAGCCGCGGAACAGCCCTCCCGCATCCCCGTGCTGATCTCCGTGGACCAGGAGCACGGCATCGTCGCCCGCGTCGGCGCCCCCGCGACCCTGCTGCCCGGCGCGATGGCGATCGGCGCGTCGGGGTCGCACGACATGGCCCGCGAGGCCGCCCGCGTCGCGGGCGCCGAGCTGCGCGCCCTCGGCATCCGCCAGGACCACGCCCCGGACGCCGACGTGAACGTCGACCCCGCCAACCCCGTCATCGGCGTACGCTCCTTCGGCTCGGACCCCGAGGCGGTCGCCGGATTCGTCACCGCGCAGATCGAGGGCTACCAGAGCGCGGGCATCGCGACGGCGGCCAAGCACTTTCCCGGGCACGGCGACACCATGGACGACAGCCACACCGAACTGCCGCGCATCCACCACACCCGCGAGGAGTGGGACCGCGTCGACGCCCCGCCGTTCCGCGCGGCCGTCGCCGCGGGCGTCGACTCCGTGATGACCGCGCACATCGTGGTGCCCGCGCTCGACCCTGCCGGGGACCCCGCGACCCTGTCCCGCCCGATCCTGACCGGCGTGCTCCGCGAGGAACTCGGCTACGACGGCGTGATCTCCACGGACTCGCTCGCGATGCGCGGCGTACGCACGAAGTACGGCGACGACCGGGTGGCCGTGCTCGCGCTCAAGGCGGGCGTCGACCAGCTCCTGAACCCGCCGAACCCGAAGGTCGCGTGGGACGCGGTGCTCCGGGCCGTCGCGGACGGCGAGTTGACCGAGGAGCGCATCGAGGAGTCGGTGTTGCGCGTGCTGCGGATGAAGGCGAAGGTGGGGCTCCTCGACGGCCTCACGGCCGGTGACGGCACCGGCGCCGGGACCACGAGCGAGGAAGTCGACGCCACCGTCGGCGCACCCGGCCATCTCGCCACCGCCGACCGCATCGCCGAGGCGACCACGACGCTGCTGCGCGACGACCACGCCCTGCTGCCGCTCTCCCCGCACACGCACCCCGAGATCCTGGTGGTCGGCGTGGACCCCGGCTCGCCGTCCGGCACGACGGGCCCGCCGACCACGGTGCTCGCCGACGCCCTGACCGGCCTCGGCTTCACCGCGACGGCCCGCTCCACGGGAACGGCCCCCGACGACACGGCCGTCGAGGAGGCGGTGGTGGCGGCGAAGGGCAAGGACGCGGTCCTCGTGGCGACCTACAACGTGGCGGCGCGCACCACCGCGCGGGACAACACCCAGGCGGCCAACGCCGCGCTTGACAAGGCGTCGAGGCCGGGCAGGGCCGGGAACTACGCCGCGCCGTCGACCGACGGACAGGCCGTCCTCGTCGCCGCGCTCAAGGCCACCGGCGTCCCCGTGATCACGCTCGCCGTCCGCAACCCCCACGACATCGCGCACCTGCCCGACGTGGACGCCTCACTCGCCTCGTACTCCTGGACCGACGTCGAACTGCGCGCCGCGGCACGGGTGATCGCGGGCCGCGCGGCGCCCCGGGGCCGACTGCCCGTGCCGGTGCGGCGGGCGGACGATCCGACGCAGGTGCTGTACCCGGTCGGCCACGGCCTTACGTACTGAGAGGTACGACGCACTACCGGCGCACCACCCCCAAACGACCCGAAGCACCCTGTGCACCTGGCGCGCGCCCGCTCCCCAGGGTCACGCTGGGTACACATATCGGGGGGACTGCCATGCTCGTCTGCACCGCGGCGCGGCCTCGTGCGGCCTGGGGGACGGTCTGCGCGCTGCTGCTCGCGGGCACGGTCGCGCTGACGGGCTGCCAGAAGTCCGGCGGCTCGGGACCCACCGCGTCCGGCCGGATCGACGGCACGGCGCCCGCCGCCTCGCGAACCGCCGGGTTCGGCGCGGTGTTCCTCGCCGTCGACGAGTGCAGTTCGCGCGGGCGCGAGACGTTCACCGAAGTGCCGTGCACCAGCGAGCGGGCCGCCGCGCGGGTCGTCGCGCGCCATGACGGCGAGGTGAAAGAAGGCCCGAAGTGCCCCGCCCGTACGGACTTCGTCCTGCACATCAGCGAGAGCAGGCCCGCGGGCGACGAGGACGGCGACGGCGAGGTCCCGCAGGGCTACGCGTGCATGCGGAACCTGGAACCGCCGCACCCCGGTGATCCGGGGCGCGGCGGCGGGCCGCGGACCCTCGTCGGCGACTGCGTCTACGGCGCGGGGCGCGGCCAGGTGCGGGAGACCGCCTGCGACGGCTCCGGCAAGCGGGACCCGGAGTACCGGATCACCAGGGCGGTGGCGAAGCGGGCGCTGTGCCCGCCCGCCACACAGCTCTACGTGTCACTGGGCGGCGAACGCCCGGTCGGGTGTGCCGTACGGCTCTGAGCGGGACCCGACCGGACGCGCGTCCGGCCCGGTGGCCTACGGCCGCAGCGTCAGCTCCTTGCGCACGTCGCGCTTGTCGAGCTTCTTGTCGTACGGAGCGAGCGGCTTGCCCGCCTCGGATGCGACCCCGGCCCACGCCTGGATCCGCTGCGTCGCCTTCGCCTTCTCGTCCGCGACGAGCTGCGAGACCGTCGCGCCGTGGTTGGCGCCGGGCGCCGTGAAGACGTACGAGTCGTGCTTGGCGCCCTTGGCGGGACGGAACTGCTCGGCGCCCCACGGGTCGAACTCGCCGTACACGTACATCATCCGGTGCGCGTTGTGCCGCACCCACCGGTCCACGTCGCGCATGGCGTGCGGCTTGAACTTCATGGGGATCTCGCGGGGCACGAAGTTCCGCGGCGGCTGGTAGCCGTAGCGGCTCAGGTTGCCGAGCCAGGGCTGCTTGATGGAGGGCGAGCCGAGCTCGGTGCCCGCCTGGTAGTAGTACGGCGTGTAGGTCTCCAGGCCCTGGTCGGCGTAGGAGGACCAACCGCCCACGGCCTCCACGTAGTCGAAGATCTGCTGGTCGCTCGCGGTCGCCGCGTCCGGGACCTTGCCGCAGGCGGTGGCGGCGGGCTGGTACTGCCAGAAGCCCCAGACCAGGTCGAGCACGACGGCCTCGAAGGCCTTGTCGAGCGTGCCGATGGTCTTGAAGGTGTAGCCCTGTGCCTCGGCGTAGGCCGCGAACTTCTTCGACAGCGCCTCCCTGCGCACCAGCGCCTCGCGCTGCACGTCCTGGAGCTTGGTGCGGCACTGGGCGGGCCCGACCCCGGCGAGGAACGCGTCGTACGCCGAGTCCTCCTTGTCGACCACGTCGTTGGGCGCGACGTAGGAGACGATGCCGTCCATGTCACGCGGGTAGAAGCGCTCGAAGTACGTGGCGGTCATGCCGCCCTTGGAGGCCCCGGTGGCCAGCCACTTCTTGCCGTAGACGGGCTTCAGAGCCTTGAAGATGCGGTGCTGGTCGCTGGCGCCCTGCCAGATGTCGAGCTTGCTCCAGTCGGCCGGGTCGGGGCGCGACGGGTTGAAGAAGCGGTACTCCATGGAGATCTGGTTGCCGTCGACGATCTGCGTCGGCTCGCGCCGGCTCGGGGTCGTCGAGACGTTGTAGCCGCCGGTGTAGAAGACCGTGGGGCGGCTGGTGTCCTTGTGCAGCACGGTGATCCGCTGCTTGAACGTGCCCTTGGACGGGCGCCGGTGGTCCACCGGCTGGGTGTAGTTCAGGACGAAGAAGCGGTACCCCGGGTACGGCTTCTCCTCGATCAGGCTCATGCCGGGTATGGCGAGCAGCCTGTCCTTGATGTCGGTACCCGATCGGTCCGAGGTGTCCGACGTACCTGGGACGCCCGGTTCCGCGGCGGTGGCCGCTCCGGTCGTCGTCGCTCCGGCCGCGCTCATCGTGCCTATCAGCACCACGAGCGACAGCAGCCATCTGAGCGCCTTGCGCATGCACCCTCCCCTGTCGACACAGCAATGCCCCGGAACCTAACGGAGCAACTGGGTCCGCACCAGAGGAGATCGAGTGCGTGTGCGAGGACTCAGCAGAGGATCCAGCCCGAACTGACGCCGCCGCGGCCGATCTTGCCGGTCACCCGGACGCAGCGGTGGCCCGCGTGGACCGTCACCGGACCCGCGTGGTGGGTGTAGCGGCCCTTGTCGCGCGCCGGGCGGCTGCCGCGCGCCTGGACGCTGACCGACATCGACGTGCGGGTGCCCGGCCGCTTGGCGAAGGCGATGGCGCAGAGGTAGCCGCGCGACTTGAAGATCTCGACCCTGCCGGTGCTGAAGGGCAGCGTGCGCACCTTGTGTCCCGCGCAGGCCGCCTTGGCGGTCTTCTTGACGGGCTTCGCCGAGGCGACGCCGGAGCCCGCGAGGACGAGCAGCACGGCCGAGGCCAGCACGGCGACGCCCAGCGCCGACCGCCGTCGTATCCGGCTACCGCTCACGTATGTCCCTCCCACCCCTGTGGCATCAGCGTACTGATGTACGGACGCCGCCCACAGCCCGCGCGGTTGCGGGCCGCGGGGGCATTTTTGCCGCGGAAGGGATACCGCGGAGTAACCCCGACATCGGGACGTCCGCGCCGGACCCCCGCGCCTCACGTCGACGCGCTGAGCTCCGGCTCGTCCTCCCCCACGAACGTCCGCCACAGCCGCGCGTACCGCCCGTCGAGCGCGAGCAGTTCCTCGTGCGTGCCGTCCTCCGCGACCTGCCCCTGGTCCATCACGACCACCCGGTCGGCGCGGGCCGCCGTGGTGAGGCGGTGGGCGACCACGAGCGTGGTGCGCTTGCCCGCGATGCGGTCGGTGGCCTGGTTGACCTGCGCCTCGGTGGCCAGGTCGAGCGCGGCGGTCGCCTCGTCGAGGAGGAGGATGTCCGGGTCGACCAGCTCGGCCCTGGCAAGCGCGATCAGCTGGCGCTGCCCGGCCGACAGGTTGCGGCCGCGCTCGCTGACCTCGTGCAGGTAGCCGCCGTCGAGGGTGGCGATCATCTCGTGCGCGCCGACCGCGCGGGCCGCCGCCTCGACCTGGGCGTCGGTGGCGTCCGGGCGGCCGTAGGCGATGGCGTCCCTGACCGTGCCCGCGAAGAGGTACGCCTCCTGCGGCACGACGCCCAGGCGGTGCCGGTAGGAGGTCATGTCGAGGTCCCGCAGATCGCTCCCGTCGACGGTGACGCGGCCGCCCGTGGGGTCGTAGAACCGGGCGACGAGCTTGACCAGGGTCGACTTGCCCGCGCCCGTCTCGCCGACGAAGGCGACGGTCTGGCCCGCGGGGATCCGCAGGCGGATGCCGGTGAGGGCCTCCTCGTCCTCCGCGTACGCGAAGTGCACGTCGTCGAAGGCGATGTCGCCGCGGAGCGAGAGGACTTCGAGCGGCTCGTCGGCGGCCTTCGTCGAGGTCGGCTCCTGGAGCAGTTCCTGGATGCGGCCGAGGGAGACCGTGGCCTGCTGGTAGCCGTCGAAGACCTGCGAGAGCTGCTGCACCGGCGCGAAGAACAGGTCGATGTAGAGCAGGTACGCGACGAGCGCACCGGTGGTCAGGGTGCCCGCCTCGACCCGTCCCGCGCCCACGATGAGCACCGCGACGACGGCCACCGACGACAGGAACTGCACGAACGGGAAGTACACGGAGATCAGCCACTGGCCCCTGATGCGGGCCGCGCGGTAGCTCTCGCTGCCCTCGGCGAACCGCTCGCGGCCCGCCCGCTCGCGCCGGAACGCCTGCACGATGCGCAGTCCCGCGACCGACTCCTGGAGGTCGGCGTTGACCACGGACACGCGCTCACGGGCCAGTTCGTACGCCTTCACGCTGGACTTGCGGAAGAAGTACGTGCCGACGACGAGCAGCGGCAGCGTCGCGAAGACCACCAGGGCCAGCTGTACGTCGATGACGAGCAGCGCGACCATGATGCCGAAGAAGGTGACCACGGAGACGAACGCGGTGACGAGACCGGTCTGGAGGAACGTCGAGAGAGCGTCCACGTCGGTGGTCATCCGGGTCATGATGCGCCCGGTCAGCTCCCGCTCGTAGTAGTCGAGTCCGAGCCGCTGGAGCTGCGAGAAGATCTTCAGGCGGAGCGAGTAGAGGACCCGCTCGCCGGTGCGTCCCGTCATGCGCAGCTCGCCGGTCTGGGCGACCCACTGGACGACGACGGCGGCGAGCGCGAGGCCGGAGGCGGCCCAGACGGCGCCGAGCGCGAGCTGGTTGACGCCCTCGTCGATGCCGTGCCGGATCAGGACGGGGAGCAGCAGCCCCATCCCCGCGTCCACGGTGACGAGCAGCAGGCTCAGGAGCAGCGCCGTGCCGAACCCGGCGAGCAGCCTGCGCAGTCCGTACGACTCCTCGGGCGTGACGGCCCGCGCCTCGTCGATGCCGGGGGTGTCGACGGCCGGGGGCAGCGCGTCGACCTGGGCGAGGAGCTCGGGCGTCGACGGCATCCCGGAGAGCGCGGGGTCCTTGCCGCTCTCGCGGTCGCCGGTCCACAGCGCGGGCGTGATGCCGCGCTCCGCGTCGAACTCGGCGTCGAGCTCGTCGCGTACGGAGGTGTCCTCGGGCAGGTCGGCGGGGAGCGTGTGGCCCGGGGAGACCCCGCCGAGCTCGTCGGGGTCGGTCAGCAGGCGCCGGTAGAGCGCGGAGCGCTCCTGGAGCTCCTCGTGCGTGCCGATGTCGGCGAGGCGGCCCTCGTCCAGGACGGCGATGCGGTCGGCGAGGCCGAGGGTGGAGCGGCGGTGCGCGATGAGGAGGGTGGTGCGGCCCGCCATGACCTGCTTGAGGGCCTCGTGGATCTCGTGCTCGACGCGGGCGTCCACGGCGGAGGTGGCGTCGTCGAGGACGAGGAGGCGGGGGTCGGTGAGGATGGCGCGGGCGAGCGCGATGCGCTGGCGCTGGCCGCCGGAGAGGGTCAGGCCCTGCTCGCCGACCGTGGTGTCGTACCCCTCGGGCAGCTCGGATATGAACCGGTCGGCCTGCGCGGCGCGCGCGGCGGTCTCGATCTGCTCCTGGGTCGCCTCCGGGTGGCCGTACGCGATGTTCGCGCGGATGGTGTCGGAGAAGAGGAAGGAGTCCTCGGGCACCAGGCCGATGGCGGAGCGCAGCGAGTCCAGGGTCAGCTCGCGCACGTCCCGGCCCGCGATCAGGACGGCGCCGTGCGTCACGTCGTAGAAGCGGGGAAGCAGCAGCGAGACGGTGGACTTGCCGCTGCCCGAGGAGCCGACGACGGCGAGGGTCTCGCCGGGGGCGATCTGGAAGGAGAGGCCGTCGAGGACCGGCCTGTCCTCCTCGTACGCGAAGGAGACCTCGTCGAACTCGACGGTGGCGGGGGCGTCGGCGGGCAGCTCCTTCGTGCCGTCCCGCATGCTCGGCTCGGTGTCGATGAGTTCGAGGACGCGCTCGACGCCGGCGCGGGCCTGCTGTCCCACGGTGAGCACCATGGCGAGCATCCGCACGGGTCCGACGAGCTGCGCGAGGTAGGTCGAGAAGGCGACGAACGTGCCGAGCGTGATCTCCCCGCGCACCGCGAGC contains:
- a CDS encoding Gfo/Idh/MocA family protein, with the translated sequence MTRKTVRIAMNGVTGRMGHHQHLVRSILALREQGGLDLGEGTVLWPEPVLVGRREHALRALAERHGLEHVSTDLDAVLADPSVDIYFDAQVTSAREEALKKAIAAGKHVYTEKPSATGLAGALDLARLATDAGIKHGVVQDKLFLPGLLKLKRLIDGGFFGRILSVRGEFGYWVFEGDWQPAQRPSWNYRAADGGGIVVDMFPHWEYVLHELFGRVRSVQALTATHVPQRWDEGGKPYDATADDAAYGIFELDGGAIAQINSSWAVRVNRDELVEFQVDGTEGSAVAGLRNCRVQHRSTTPKPVWNPDLPVAHSFRDQWQEVPDNQGPEGFDNGFKAQWELFLKHVYADAPYRWDLLAGARGVQLAELGLRSSAEGRRVDVPEIAL
- a CDS encoding LacI family DNA-binding transcriptional regulator, translating into MTVTLADVAARAQVSPATVSRVLNGNYPVAAATRERVLRAVDDLDYVLNGPASALAAATSDLVGVLVNDIADPFFGIMAGAVQSEIGGPGGRAGGERMAVVCNTGGSPERELTYLTLLQRQRAAAVVLTGGAIEDAEHAAAIAGKLRRLAEAGSRVVLCGRPPSPDTDAVAALTFDNRGGGRQITEHLLGLGHRRVGYIAGPEERTTTRHRLEGHRAALAARDIEDDPALTVHGPYDRRSGYDATVELLRRAPDLTAVVAANDTVALGACAALRDKGLRIPDDVSVAGFDDLPFSIDVVPALTTVRLPLHEAGARAGRIAMGKEKPPPGGVATVHGELMVRGSTAGPR
- a CDS encoding PLP-dependent aminotransferase family protein gives rise to the protein MNRSNGSASDRSITPGRTGDAPATSDFLQLDTGDAPRGGIADWLARQIRGAIADGRLTTGSRLPATRALADELRVSRGVVTEAYRRLTEDGHVAGRGRGGTVVLATPARTRSMPARSTTTDGQSARRDLFATPSDDLGIFDAVRAAPARIDLSPGLPDLSAFPRAAWLRAERAVLAGLAPADFGYGDPRGTPALRGAVARWLSRNRGIVADPADVMIVNGTAQALRLLVDVLRAEGISRVAVEEPGSLGVRQHLRPLGTPPVPVDAQGVRVDALRATGAPAVLLTPAHQFPTGVVLGGERRRELMDWAREGGLVIEDDYDAEHRYDRPAVPALHALLPAHVCYAGSVSKLLAPALRLGWLLAPPAYQDALADAKRLVDLGNAALPQLVLAHLMESGDLERHLRLIRKHHRRRRDAMIQAIATHLPGARVHGAAAGLHLTITFDAAAYDAPDTDLATAALAHGVKVHPLSWHTQLPHAPGLVLGYAATGTAEIAEGVRVLGRLL
- a CDS encoding LysE family translocator; translation: MEFLLTSLVVCVTPGTGVLFTIAAGLSRGTRAAVIAAVGCTLGVVPHMIAAITGLAALLNASAVAFETVKYLGVAYLLYMAWSTLRDKSELTAQAPGSEEPRSTGRTILTGVLINILNPKLTLFFLAFLPQFVAADEPYAFLRMTELSAYFMLITFVVFVAYGRFAAAMRSRVISRPHVVRWMRRTFAVAFAALGARLAFL
- a CDS encoding sugar phosphate isomerase/epimerase family protein; protein product: MKLAFSTLGVPGLPLPDVLRLATTHGYHGVELRAHPEEPVHPGLGLVERADVAASFKSAGVEILGIAGYAQVAAPGDDEPVLDEIRSLVSLARDLGAPFVRVFPGGGTEQSADEADATAARRLGTAARHAADAGVRILLETHDSHRTGADVTRILGTVGHRQVGALWDVMHTWLGGEPVTDTFAALSPYLGYVQVKDIASADDTTPLPLGTGTLPLAECVALLHQENWDGWLCWEYEKRWYEEAAPLSDSLGAGRELLTRLVTRTD